The following proteins come from a genomic window of Corallococcus sp. NCRR:
- a CDS encoding TetR/AcrR family transcriptional regulator has product MSGTASGTTRQEQERSRVTRQKLMTAAIEVLVEKGWAGATMGAIAERAGVSRGACQHHFPTRGALVAAAVEHVFRQQVEELVRRANGLPESRRRVEPLLNLLHDVYAGPLFTAATHLWVAAVADEELKAILIPLETQVGREVHRLTVELLGLDERDRDVRDAVRATLDLLRGLALASLLHDDTARRRKVLAHWARTLEAQLAPKRAAQAD; this is encoded by the coding sequence ATGAGCGGCACGGCGAGCGGAACGACACGGCAGGAGCAGGAGCGCAGCCGGGTGACGCGGCAGAAGCTGATGACGGCCGCCATCGAGGTGCTGGTGGAGAAGGGCTGGGCGGGGGCGACCATGGGCGCCATCGCGGAGCGCGCGGGAGTGTCACGCGGCGCCTGCCAGCACCACTTCCCGACGCGCGGGGCCCTGGTCGCGGCGGCCGTCGAGCACGTCTTCCGTCAGCAGGTCGAAGAGCTGGTGCGGCGCGCGAACGGCCTGCCGGAGAGCCGGCGGCGCGTCGAGCCGCTGTTGAACCTGCTCCACGACGTCTACGCCGGCCCGCTCTTCACCGCCGCGACGCACCTCTGGGTGGCGGCCGTGGCGGATGAAGAGCTGAAGGCCATCCTGATTCCGTTGGAGACGCAGGTAGGCCGCGAGGTGCACCGGCTCACCGTGGAGCTGCTGGGGCTCGATGAGCGCGACCGCGACGTCCGCGACGCCGTGCGTGCGACGCTGGACCTGCTGCGCGGGCTGGCGTTGGCGAGCCTGCTCCACGACGACACGGCCCGGCGTCGCAAGGTGCTGGCCCACTGGGCGCGCACGCTCGAAGCGCAGCTTGCGCCCAAGCGCGCGGCGCAGGCGGACTGA
- a CDS encoding SDR family oxidoreductase, producing the protein MGYRSVFAPNSFAGRTIIVTGAGSGIGRCTAHELASLGAHIVLVGRKTEKLAKVAGELSAEGYASTQHAVDIRDEAAVKAMVAAVVQEHGRIHGLVNNAGGQFPSPLSQISKKGFEAVVSTNLTGGFLVAREVFTQSMSEHGGAIVNMLADAWNGMPGMGHSGAARAGMFNLTQTAAVEWAASGVRVNAVAPGWVASSGLDTYEDPFVREMIPFLRKQVPLHRLATEAEVSGAIVFLLSDVAAFITGEVIRIDGGASCNTKAFPLSEHDNSKPYDGFHLAKGPAILDGPKEK; encoded by the coding sequence ATGGGATACCGTTCAGTCTTCGCCCCGAATTCCTTCGCGGGCCGCACCATCATCGTCACCGGCGCCGGCAGTGGCATTGGCCGGTGCACCGCGCATGAGCTGGCGTCGCTCGGCGCGCACATCGTCCTGGTGGGCCGCAAGACGGAGAAGCTCGCGAAGGTCGCTGGCGAGCTCTCCGCCGAGGGCTACGCCTCCACGCAGCACGCCGTGGACATCCGGGACGAGGCCGCGGTGAAGGCCATGGTCGCCGCCGTCGTCCAGGAGCACGGCCGCATCCACGGGCTCGTGAACAACGCCGGTGGGCAGTTCCCGTCGCCGCTGTCGCAGATCTCCAAGAAGGGCTTCGAGGCGGTCGTCTCCACGAACCTCACCGGCGGCTTCCTGGTCGCGCGCGAGGTGTTTACCCAGTCCATGAGCGAGCACGGTGGCGCCATCGTGAACATGCTCGCGGACGCCTGGAACGGCATGCCCGGCATGGGGCACTCGGGCGCGGCGCGCGCCGGCATGTTCAACCTGACGCAGACGGCCGCCGTCGAGTGGGCCGCCTCCGGAGTGCGCGTCAACGCCGTCGCGCCCGGCTGGGTCGCCTCCAGCGGGCTGGACACCTACGAGGACCCCTTCGTCCGCGAGATGATCCCCTTCCTGCGCAAGCAGGTGCCCCTGCACCGGCTGGCCACCGAGGCGGAGGTGAGCGGCGCCATCGTGTTCCTGCTCTCCGACGTCGCGGCGTTCATCACCGGCGAGGTCATCCGCATCGACGGCGGCGCGTCCTGCAACACCAAGGCGTTCCCGCTGTCGGAGCACGACAACTCGAAGCCCTACGACGGGTTCCACCTGGCCAAGGGGCCCGCCATCCTCGACGGCCCGAAGGAGAAGTGA
- a CDS encoding zinc-dependent metalloprotease, which produces MFKRAAVLAVGCGAWLSGCGADLGEAHPEIISNLMEAGFQARDIQVVGDAVYVGGDAEVSVEASREMLQAPGDSEEQYRTTNVVNKSLVRKICINPTSAFNSYSRLSQGLDLAIQNYNALGLCFTMVRGPSTGCNATITAATAAGTSYNSGYPSGGLPYGTITIGTGWNTAPLDTVEHIVTHELGHALGMRHSDYYSQVISCGTGGSEGTAGVGAILIPGTPATSYVNGSIFNACLPPNPTGEFTSTDITALTYLYRC; this is translated from the coding sequence ATGTTCAAGAGAGCGGCGGTGCTCGCGGTGGGCTGTGGCGCGTGGCTGTCCGGCTGCGGGGCCGACCTGGGGGAGGCGCACCCCGAGATCATCTCCAACCTGATGGAAGCGGGGTTCCAGGCCCGCGACATCCAGGTCGTGGGCGACGCCGTCTACGTGGGCGGTGACGCGGAGGTGAGCGTCGAGGCTTCCCGCGAGATGCTCCAGGCCCCTGGGGACAGCGAGGAGCAGTACCGGACGACGAACGTCGTCAACAAGTCGCTCGTGAGGAAGATCTGCATCAACCCCACGTCCGCGTTCAACTCGTACAGCCGCCTCAGCCAGGGCCTGGACCTGGCCATCCAGAACTACAACGCCCTGGGCCTCTGCTTCACGATGGTGCGGGGCCCGTCCACCGGCTGCAACGCGACCATCACCGCGGCGACCGCGGCGGGCACGAGCTACAACTCGGGCTACCCGTCGGGGGGCCTGCCCTACGGGACCATCACCATCGGCACGGGGTGGAACACCGCGCCGCTCGACACGGTCGAGCACATCGTCACGCACGAGCTGGGGCACGCGCTCGGCATGCGCCACTCGGACTACTACTCCCAGGTCATCAGCTGCGGCACGGGCGGCAGCGAGGGCACGGCGGGCGTGGGCGCCATCCTCATCCCCGGCACGCCCGCGACGTCCTATGTGAACGGGTCCATCTTCAACGCCTGCCTCCCGCCGAACCCGACCGGTGAGTTCACCAGCACGGACATCACCGCGCTGACGTACCTCTACCGCTGCTGA
- a CDS encoding acyl-CoA dehydrogenase family protein — protein sequence MQQTQEHRAIRQTVRKFVEQELNPHVDAWEAAEIFPAREVFKKLGELGLLGITKPTEFGGLGLDASFSVAFAEELGHCTCGALPMAIGVVTDMATPALARFGNDELRREFLAPTLTGERVCSIAVSEPGAGSDVASVTTTARRDGDDYVIDGSKMWITNGMQADWICLLANTGDGPAHANKSLIIVPMDRPGITRSKIRKLGMWASDTAQLFFDGVRVPARFRIGDEGRGFAMQMQQFQEERLFVSASTLVTFDRLIAQTAEYTRQRKAFGQSILDNQSVHFRLAELQTEVEALRALIYRTVGMYIENKDDPEVVKLASMCKLKSGRLARELVDGCLQYWGGMGFTWDNPVARAYRDLRLGSIGGGADEVMLGIISKAMGTLPRKARG from the coding sequence ATGCAGCAGACCCAGGAACACCGCGCCATCCGCCAGACCGTCCGCAAGTTCGTGGAACAGGAGCTGAACCCGCACGTCGACGCCTGGGAGGCCGCGGAGATCTTCCCGGCGCGGGAGGTCTTCAAGAAGCTGGGGGAGCTCGGGCTGCTCGGCATCACCAAGCCCACGGAGTTCGGCGGGCTGGGACTGGACGCGTCGTTCTCCGTCGCCTTCGCGGAGGAGCTGGGCCACTGCACGTGTGGCGCGCTGCCCATGGCCATCGGCGTCGTGACGGACATGGCCACGCCCGCGCTCGCGCGCTTTGGCAACGACGAGCTGCGGCGGGAGTTCCTGGCGCCCACGCTCACGGGTGAGCGCGTCTGCTCCATCGCGGTGAGCGAGCCCGGCGCCGGCTCCGACGTGGCGAGCGTGACGACCACGGCGCGCCGCGACGGCGACGACTACGTCATCGACGGCAGCAAGATGTGGATCACCAACGGCATGCAGGCGGACTGGATCTGCCTGCTCGCCAACACGGGGGATGGGCCCGCGCACGCGAACAAGTCGCTCATCATCGTGCCCATGGACCGCCCTGGCATCACGCGGTCGAAGATCCGCAAGCTCGGCATGTGGGCGTCCGACACGGCGCAGCTCTTCTTCGACGGCGTGCGCGTCCCGGCGCGCTTCCGCATCGGAGATGAGGGGCGCGGCTTCGCGATGCAGATGCAGCAGTTCCAGGAGGAGCGGCTGTTCGTGTCGGCCAGCACGCTGGTCACCTTCGACCGGCTCATCGCGCAGACGGCGGAGTACACGCGGCAGCGCAAGGCCTTTGGCCAGTCCATCCTCGACAACCAGAGCGTGCACTTCCGGCTGGCGGAGTTGCAGACGGAGGTGGAGGCGCTCCGGGCGCTCATCTACCGGACCGTGGGCATGTACATCGAGAACAAGGACGACCCGGAGGTCGTGAAGCTCGCCTCGATGTGCAAGCTCAAGTCGGGCCGGCTGGCCCGCGAGCTCGTCGATGGCTGCCTCCAGTACTGGGGCGGCATGGGCTTCACCTGGGACAACCCCGTCGCCCGCGCCTACCGCGACCTGCGGCTGGGCTCCATTGGCGGCGGCGCCGACGAGGTGATGCTCGGGATCATCAGCAAGGCCATGGGAACGCTGCCCCGCAAGGCGCGCGGTTGA
- a CDS encoding enoyl-CoA hydratase family protein → MSEAPLVRYEVSRGVATLTLDSPRNRNALSRALVTQLLERLNAVGADPGVRAVVLAATGPAFCAGADLSEMADGGAAKAPGVLLDVLRTIVTLPQPVVAKVAGQVRAGGIGIVGACDVAIVAESVKFAFTEARIGVTPAVISLTTLPHLTSRAASRYFLTGEAFDAAEAARIGLITTAVPDASLEGAVEQVLETFRVSSPQGLRETKQLVAAGLRARIDAGGAEMVALSGRLFASEEAQEGMLAFLERRPPSWAAPK, encoded by the coding sequence ATGAGTGAAGCACCGCTCGTCCGGTACGAAGTCTCTCGTGGCGTCGCGACCCTGACGCTCGACTCGCCGCGCAACCGCAACGCGCTGTCGCGAGCGCTCGTCACGCAGCTGCTGGAGCGGCTGAACGCCGTGGGCGCCGACCCGGGCGTGCGCGCGGTCGTCCTCGCGGCGACGGGGCCCGCGTTCTGCGCGGGGGCGGACCTGTCGGAGATGGCGGATGGAGGCGCCGCGAAGGCACCGGGCGTGCTGCTCGACGTGCTGCGCACGATCGTGACGCTGCCCCAGCCCGTCGTGGCGAAGGTCGCCGGGCAGGTGAGGGCGGGCGGCATCGGCATTGTCGGCGCGTGCGACGTGGCGATCGTCGCGGAGTCCGTGAAGTTCGCCTTCACCGAGGCGCGCATCGGCGTGACGCCCGCGGTCATCTCGCTCACCACGCTGCCGCACCTGACCAGCCGGGCGGCGAGCCGCTACTTCCTCACCGGTGAGGCCTTCGACGCGGCCGAGGCCGCGCGCATCGGGCTCATCACCACCGCGGTGCCGGACGCGTCGCTGGAGGGCGCCGTCGAGCAGGTCCTGGAGACGTTCCGGGTGTCGTCGCCGCAGGGGCTGCGTGAGACGAAGCAGTTGGTGGCCGCCGGTCTGCGCGCGCGCATCGACGCGGGGGGCGCCGAGATGGTCGCGCTCTCCGGCCGGCTGTTCGCCTCCGAGGAGGCCCAGGAGGGGATGCTCGCCTTCCTGGAGCGCCGGCCTCCTTCGTGGGCCGCGCCGAAATAG
- a CDS encoding acetyl/propionyl/methylcrotonyl-CoA carboxylase subunit alpha, which produces MKRIHKVLVANRGEIAVRVLRTCRRLGLRTVAVFSDADRDAPHVRLADEAMHLGPPPARESYLSIEKVLAAAKASGADAIHPGYGFLSENEDFARACAEAGFVFVGPPAEAIELMGNKRQAKLRMQAADVPCIPGYEAARPGESLEDEALVREGQRVGFPIMVKAAAGGGGRGMRLVREPGALLDAIRSARSEATNAFGSGELILERAIEGARHVEVQVFADEHGNAVHLGERDCSVQRRHQKVIEESPSPAVTPELRERMGAVAVQAIRAIGYRGAGTIEFLLAPNGDFFFMEMNTRLQVEHPVTELITGLDLVEWQLRVADGEPLPLTQPEITWRGHAIEARLCAEDPAKGFLPQTGRLLAWEPPAGEGVRVDHGVREGQDITPFYDSMQAKIIAYGPDRETARERLAAALRELTVFGVTTNSAFIQHVLGHEAFRSGRYDTGFVGAHTPPETLQTLGKASPEDQAILAALLFHDDAQALARKGGFDATLTGWSSSYALPVPVSLHDGASEFRASVRPVAPEAYEVGVGDTRVSLSLRALSAERAEVEVAGRRRAVRYRRAGGTLWCTLDGITRQLRDVSFRPPSERERASDGRLRAPMDGRIIRVSAEVGATVKKGDVLVVLEAMKMESSLIAPTDGVVTAVNVTVGAQVPARHVVAVVSPAAKEAA; this is translated from the coding sequence ATGAAACGCATCCACAAGGTGCTGGTGGCGAACCGGGGTGAGATCGCCGTGCGCGTGTTGCGCACGTGCCGCCGGCTCGGGCTGCGCACGGTCGCGGTCTTCTCCGACGCGGACCGGGATGCCCCGCACGTGCGGCTCGCGGACGAGGCCATGCACCTGGGGCCGCCGCCCGCGAGGGAGTCCTACCTCTCCATCGAGAAGGTCCTCGCCGCGGCGAAGGCGTCCGGCGCGGACGCCATCCATCCCGGGTACGGCTTCCTGTCGGAGAACGAGGACTTCGCGCGCGCGTGCGCGGAGGCCGGCTTCGTGTTCGTGGGGCCGCCCGCGGAGGCCATCGAGCTGATGGGGAACAAGCGGCAGGCGAAGCTGCGCATGCAGGCCGCGGACGTGCCCTGCATCCCCGGCTACGAGGCCGCGCGCCCTGGCGAGTCCCTGGAGGACGAGGCCCTGGTCCGCGAGGGCCAGCGCGTCGGGTTCCCCATCATGGTGAAGGCTGCGGCGGGCGGTGGCGGGCGCGGCATGCGGCTCGTCCGCGAGCCGGGCGCGCTGCTCGACGCCATCCGCTCGGCGCGCTCGGAGGCGACGAACGCCTTCGGCAGCGGCGAGCTCATCCTGGAGCGGGCCATCGAAGGCGCGCGTCACGTGGAGGTGCAGGTCTTCGCGGACGAACACGGGAACGCCGTGCACCTGGGCGAGCGCGACTGCTCCGTGCAGCGCCGGCACCAGAAGGTGATTGAAGAGAGCCCGTCTCCGGCCGTCACGCCCGAGTTGCGCGAGCGCATGGGGGCGGTGGCGGTGCAGGCCATCCGCGCCATCGGGTATCGCGGCGCGGGGACCATCGAGTTCCTCCTGGCGCCCAACGGCGACTTCTTCTTCATGGAGATGAACACGCGCCTCCAGGTGGAGCACCCGGTGACGGAGCTCATCACCGGGCTCGACCTGGTCGAGTGGCAGCTGCGCGTCGCCGACGGTGAGCCGCTCCCGCTGACGCAGCCGGAGATCACCTGGCGCGGGCACGCCATCGAGGCGCGCCTGTGCGCCGAGGACCCGGCGAAGGGCTTCCTCCCGCAGACGGGCCGGCTGCTCGCGTGGGAGCCACCGGCAGGGGAGGGCGTCCGCGTGGATCATGGCGTGCGTGAAGGCCAGGACATCACGCCGTTCTATGACTCCATGCAGGCCAAGATCATCGCGTACGGACCGGACCGCGAGACGGCGCGCGAGCGGCTGGCCGCGGCGCTGCGTGAGCTGACGGTGTTCGGCGTCACGACGAACAGCGCGTTCATCCAGCACGTCCTCGGGCACGAGGCCTTCCGCTCCGGCCGGTACGACACGGGCTTCGTCGGCGCGCACACGCCTCCGGAGACGCTCCAGACGCTCGGGAAGGCCTCCCCGGAGGACCAGGCCATCCTGGCCGCCTTGCTCTTCCATGACGACGCGCAGGCGCTGGCCCGGAAGGGCGGCTTCGACGCGACGCTCACGGGCTGGAGCAGCTCCTACGCCCTGCCGGTGCCAGTCAGCCTGCATGACGGTGCTTCGGAGTTCCGCGCCTCGGTGCGCCCCGTCGCTCCGGAGGCCTACGAGGTCGGTGTCGGCGACACGCGGGTCTCGCTGTCCTTGCGCGCCCTGTCCGCCGAACGCGCCGAGGTGGAGGTCGCGGGACGTCGCCGCGCGGTCCGCTACCGCCGGGCGGGCGGCACGCTCTGGTGCACGCTCGACGGCATCACGCGCCAGCTTCGCGACGTGTCCTTCCGGCCGCCCTCCGAACGCGAGCGCGCCAGCGATGGCCGCCTGCGCGCGCCCATGGACGGCCGCATCATCCGGGTGAGCGCCGAGGTCGGCGCGACCGTGAAGAAGGGCGACGTGCTGGTGGTGCTCGAAGCGATGAAGATGGAGTCGTCCCTCATCGCGCCGACGGATGGCGTGGTCACGGCGGTGAACGTCACGGTCGGGGCGCAGGTTCCGGCACGGCATGTGGTCGCGGTCGTCTCCCCCGCGGCGAAGGAGGCAGCATGA
- a CDS encoding trypsin-like serine peptidase — MASRPLESFMSPRGRVLAGTFFLLGLAACGKEEEPAASHPLVCESPAASRVRPPPEVRGQTQCGPTADFTPINSYQGEFADVAQAAEDAVVLIDGRCTGTLIEASAGPVVVTAGHCVALGDRPLIVFNFEDQPDGDPLITEGTVIEQSLEPDYALIQLDVIPQVTPVLLSAVPSERLAIIQHPRGKPKSIAEGDYLDACDSQVYYVDLDTLVGSSGAGVLNRQGQLVGVHTDGDCDTAGRGANRGWTTEAIVAASPYLVDADIVAR, encoded by the coding sequence ATGGCGTCGCGACCCCTTGAGTCCTTCATGAGTCCGAGGGGTCGCGTCCTCGCGGGCACCTTCTTCCTCCTGGGCCTTGCGGCCTGTGGAAAGGAGGAGGAGCCCGCGGCTTCCCATCCGTTGGTGTGTGAGAGCCCCGCGGCGTCGCGGGTGCGTCCGCCTCCGGAGGTTCGCGGCCAGACGCAGTGTGGCCCGACCGCTGATTTCACCCCCATCAACAGCTACCAGGGCGAGTTCGCGGACGTCGCGCAGGCGGCGGAAGACGCGGTCGTCCTGATTGACGGGCGCTGCACCGGGACACTGATTGAAGCGAGCGCGGGGCCCGTGGTGGTGACGGCGGGGCACTGTGTCGCGCTCGGTGACCGGCCGCTCATCGTCTTCAACTTCGAGGACCAGCCGGACGGAGACCCGCTCATCACCGAGGGCACCGTCATCGAGCAGTCGCTCGAACCCGACTACGCCCTCATCCAGTTGGACGTGATTCCCCAGGTCACGCCGGTCCTGCTGTCGGCCGTCCCCAGCGAGCGGCTGGCCATCATCCAGCACCCCCGGGGCAAGCCCAAATCCATCGCCGAGGGCGACTACCTGGATGCCTGCGACTCGCAGGTCTACTACGTGGACCTGGACACCCTGGTCGGCAGCTCCGGCGCGGGCGTGCTCAACCGTCAGGGCCAGCTGGTGGGCGTCCACACCGACGGCGATTGCGACACGGCTGGCCGTGGCGCCAACCGGGGCTGGACGACGGAAGCGATTGTCGCGGCGTCGCCGTACCTAGTGGACGCCGACATCGTCGCGCGCTGA
- a CDS encoding acyl-CoA carboxylase subunit beta yields MPTLVSQVEPASATFTTQRQEMLARVAELRAIEQKSRDTEQLARDKFKQRGQLLPRERLALLLDRGSPFLELSTLCGYKHHDDTDGSLAGGNTLIGIGFVSGVRCLVFVSNSAVKGGTATPWGVQKALRAQEIALQNRLPVVSLVESGGANLLYQQEIFIPGGETFYNQAKLSAAGIPQVTVVHGSSTAGGAYIPGLSDHVVMVRGKAKVFLAGPPLLLAATGEVATDEDLGGAEMHTTVAGTSDHLAEDDADGIRIAREIVASLGWNDALPASARPAFEPPRYPVEELCGVVPMDHRKPYDCREVIARLVDGSDFSPFKDDYDALTVCGWARIEGRAVGLIGNNGPITAKGATKAGQFIQLCCQARTPIIYLQNTTGYMVGTQSEQGGIVKHGAKMLQAVANATVPQMTLLMGGAFGAGNYGMCGRAFHPRFIFAWPNARTAVMGGEQAAKVLTIVATEKARRAGLPPDQEFLDGMAKPLIEQFDRESDAFNCSARLFDDGVIDPRDTRRVLGFILATCDEASRRTLSPNSFGVARL; encoded by the coding sequence GTGCCCACGCTCGTCTCCCAGGTCGAACCGGCCTCCGCCACCTTCACCACGCAGCGTCAGGAGATGCTCGCCCGCGTCGCGGAGCTGCGCGCCATCGAGCAGAAGTCGCGCGACACCGAGCAACTGGCCCGGGACAAGTTCAAGCAGCGGGGGCAGTTGCTCCCGCGTGAGCGGCTGGCGTTGCTGCTCGACCGGGGCTCGCCCTTCCTGGAGCTCTCCACGCTCTGTGGCTACAAGCACCACGACGACACCGACGGCTCGCTGGCGGGTGGAAACACCCTCATCGGCATCGGCTTCGTGTCCGGCGTGCGCTGCCTGGTGTTCGTGAGCAACTCCGCCGTGAAGGGCGGCACCGCGACGCCCTGGGGCGTCCAGAAGGCGCTGCGCGCGCAGGAGATTGCCCTTCAGAACCGGCTGCCCGTGGTGTCGCTCGTGGAGAGCGGCGGGGCGAACCTGCTCTACCAGCAGGAGATCTTCATCCCGGGTGGGGAGACCTTCTACAACCAGGCGAAGCTGTCCGCGGCCGGCATCCCCCAGGTCACCGTCGTCCACGGCTCCAGCACGGCGGGCGGCGCGTACATCCCGGGTCTGTCCGACCACGTCGTCATGGTGCGCGGCAAGGCGAAGGTGTTCCTCGCCGGCCCGCCGCTGCTGCTCGCGGCCACGGGCGAGGTCGCCACGGACGAGGACCTGGGCGGCGCGGAGATGCACACCACCGTGGCCGGCACCTCGGACCACCTCGCGGAGGATGACGCGGACGGCATCCGCATCGCGCGGGAGATCGTCGCTTCGCTCGGATGGAATGACGCCCTGCCGGCGTCCGCGCGTCCCGCCTTCGAGCCTCCGCGCTACCCGGTGGAGGAGCTGTGCGGCGTCGTGCCCATGGACCACCGCAAGCCTTACGACTGCCGCGAGGTGATTGCCCGGCTCGTGGATGGTTCGGACTTCTCGCCCTTCAAGGACGACTACGACGCGCTCACCGTTTGCGGCTGGGCGCGCATCGAGGGCCGGGCGGTGGGCCTCATCGGCAACAACGGGCCCATCACGGCGAAGGGCGCGACGAAGGCGGGGCAGTTCATCCAGCTCTGCTGCCAGGCTCGCACGCCCATCATCTACCTGCAGAACACCACCGGCTACATGGTGGGCACGCAGTCGGAGCAGGGCGGCATCGTGAAGCACGGCGCGAAGATGCTCCAGGCGGTGGCCAACGCGACCGTGCCGCAGATGACCCTCCTCATGGGCGGTGCCTTCGGCGCGGGCAACTACGGCATGTGCGGCCGCGCGTTCCACCCGCGCTTCATCTTCGCCTGGCCCAACGCGCGCACGGCGGTGATGGGCGGCGAGCAGGCGGCGAAGGTGCTGACCATCGTCGCCACGGAGAAGGCCCGGCGCGCGGGGCTGCCGCCTGACCAGGAGTTCCTGGACGGGATGGCGAAGCCGCTCATCGAGCAGTTCGACCGCGAGTCGGATGCCTTCAATTGCAGCGCCCGGCTGTTCGACGACGGCGTCATCGACCCCCGCGACACGCGGCGGGTGCTCGGGTTCATCCTGGCCACGTGCGACGAGGCTTCGCGCCGCACGCTGTCGCCCAACTCCTTCGGCGTCGCCCGGCTGTAG
- a CDS encoding acyclic terpene utilization AtuA family protein, giving the protein MDARSLRIGNASGFYGDRFSAFREMLEGGPLDVLTGDYLAELTMLILGRDRLKNPASGYAKTFLRQLEETLGLAVERKVRIVANAGGLNPAGLASDLRALATKLGLTVNVAHVEGDDLVGRADELGFDQPLTANAYLGGWGIAACLDAGADIVVTGRVTDASLVVGPAAAHFGWKRDDWDRLAGAMVAGHVLECGAQATGGNFARFGEIDVRRPGFPLAEIFADGSSIITKHPHTGGAVTVDTVKAQLVYEIGGARYAGPDATARFDTIVVDADGTDRVRLSGVRGEPPPPDVKVCLNRLGGFRNEAWFILVGLDIEEKAALVRAQLDATLKPRPAEVLYTLARTDHADAPSEEQASATLRVAVKDADPKVAGRSFSGAVVELALSSYPGFFLPALPSDASPFGVYTPGYVDARKVPHVAVLPDGRRIDVHPTEETRRLEPVPAPSLPAPLLGGPTRRVPLGQVALARSGDKGGDANIGVWVRTDAAWSWLAHTLTEERLRTLLPEARDLKVQRHVFPNLRALNFIIEGLLGEGVSSSTRFDQQAKALGEWLRSRHVDIPESLL; this is encoded by the coding sequence ATGGACGCGCGTTCGCTGCGTATCGGCAATGCATCCGGCTTCTACGGCGACCGCTTCTCCGCGTTCCGGGAGATGTTGGAGGGCGGTCCGCTGGACGTCCTCACCGGCGACTACCTGGCGGAGCTGACCATGCTCATCCTGGGGCGGGACCGGCTGAAGAACCCGGCCAGCGGGTACGCGAAGACGTTCCTGCGCCAGCTGGAGGAGACGCTCGGCCTCGCGGTGGAGCGCAAGGTGCGCATCGTCGCGAACGCCGGTGGCCTCAACCCGGCGGGGCTCGCGAGCGACCTTCGCGCGCTCGCCACGAAGCTCGGGTTGACCGTCAACGTCGCGCACGTCGAAGGCGATGACCTCGTCGGACGAGCGGACGAGCTGGGCTTCGATCAGCCGCTCACGGCGAACGCGTACCTCGGTGGCTGGGGCATCGCCGCGTGCCTGGACGCGGGCGCGGACATCGTCGTCACGGGACGCGTGACGGACGCCTCGCTCGTCGTGGGCCCCGCGGCCGCCCACTTCGGCTGGAAGCGCGACGACTGGGACCGGCTCGCGGGCGCCATGGTCGCGGGCCACGTCCTGGAGTGCGGAGCCCAGGCGACCGGCGGTAACTTCGCGCGCTTCGGCGAAATCGACGTGCGCCGGCCCGGCTTCCCACTGGCGGAGATCTTCGCGGACGGCTCCAGCATCATCACCAAGCATCCACACACCGGCGGCGCCGTCACCGTCGACACCGTGAAGGCCCAGCTCGTCTATGAGATTGGCGGTGCCCGCTACGCCGGCCCGGACGCGACGGCGCGCTTCGACACCATCGTGGTGGACGCGGACGGCACGGACCGCGTGCGCCTGTCGGGCGTGCGCGGCGAGCCGCCTCCTCCGGACGTGAAGGTGTGCCTGAACCGGCTCGGCGGCTTCCGCAACGAAGCCTGGTTCATCCTCGTAGGACTGGACATCGAAGAGAAGGCCGCGCTCGTGCGGGCGCAACTCGACGCGACGCTCAAGCCCCGGCCCGCGGAGGTCCTCTACACGCTCGCGCGCACCGACCACGCCGACGCTCCGAGCGAGGAGCAGGCGTCGGCGACGCTGCGGGTCGCCGTGAAGGACGCCGACCCGAAGGTGGCGGGCCGTTCCTTCAGCGGCGCCGTGGTGGAGCTGGCCCTGTCCAGCTACCCCGGCTTCTTCCTGCCCGCGCTGCCCAGCGACGCTTCGCCCTTCGGCGTCTACACCCCGGGCTATGTGGATGCGCGCAAGGTGCCGCACGTCGCGGTGCTCCCGGATGGCCGGCGCATCGACGTGCATCCCACGGAGGAGACGCGGCGGCTCGAACCCGTCCCCGCGCCGTCGCTGCCCGCGCCGCTCTTGGGGGGCCCCACCCGGCGCGTGCCGCTCGGCCAGGTGGCCCTGGCCCGCAGCGGTGACAAGGGCGGAGACGCGAACATCGGCGTCTGGGTCCGCACCGACGCGGCCTGGAGCTGGCTGGCGCACACGCTGACGGAGGAGCGGCTGCGCACGCTGCTTCCGGAGGCTCGGGACCTCAAGGTGCAGCGGCACGTGTTCCCGAACCTGCGCGCGCTGAATTTCATCATCGAGGGCCTGCTCGGCGAGGGCGTGTCGTCCTCCACCCGGTTCGATCAACAGGCCAAGGCGCTCGGCGAGTGGCTTCGCTCGCGCCACGTCGACATCCCTGAATCGCTTCTGTAG